The region GGGCTCGCGTTCCGGTTCCGCGGGTCTTGGGTGATCCCCTCACTGCACATCCCACGGCCGCTTTCTCTGTCGAACAGTGCAACATCAACCGTTGTCCAGGCGAAGCACCCACCCGACGAATTGTCCTGGGCCCCGAGATCTGTTTCTTATCACTGCATTCGCCTGGTGAAAGTCCCCTTATCAGAGGCAATCGTCTTAGACCCCCGCTTAACGCACGCCAGCAGCGTGTGTGTTAAGCAGCGGATTGCTGGACTGTCCGCGAATATGGAGGAACTGCCCGAGCTGGCCGATAATAATGATCACTCGGCAAAGAGAGCCGTAGGTAGCACGTCCCTCACTACATCATGGTAGAAGAACGGTCGATAATTTCGCCGTGTCAGACTTTTGGTGATATCGAAGTTAACACTGACAAATATGTTGGGGACAGTGTGACCAGTGTCGGCAGCGGAAGGTGTGTATATTCACTTCCACCATCAATGTTCGACAGAAGTGTTAAGTCGAAGTGCCGGGTAGATTCGTTGTGATAAAGAGTTGCCTGTATGTTCAAACTGTAGAACTGCCAGTCGGAGTTGTAGCTCGACCGGCCTCGGCCAGAAGCCTCGCGAACCCAGGCAGAGAGTTCTCATCACCCATCAATAGTGAGGAAATGCCCGTCTTCATTGTTGCCCATGTCTGTCGGTATCCCGTTCTGGGAAGACTAACACCCACCCATTTGGTTGTTTGCAGTGAGAGAAAGATCGATAGTCTCGACTCCCGCCTGGGAGCCATCGAGAAGATGCTGCACAACTTGAccgtctccctcaacaaccgaGGCCCACCAACAGCATCCTCGAGTATCTCTCCTACACTCgagtcagcagcagcagcctcgtCATCGGCCCCTCGTGAGAATAGTACAGATGCTTTGTTTGGTGCTGACAAAGACAATGAGAGCGATGACTTCGAGGCTACCGCTTTGATGAAGGAGCATACCGCATTTGCGACTCAGTTCATCGAAAACACCACATTTCCATTCCTCGATCCAGAGATGCGGGCGGCATTCTTGTCCCTGCAGGAGCTTGTCAAACTCCAAAACATCGAGAATGCCCGCCATGATGCGCGGTTCACCACTGCGAAACCTCTCCCAAAAGGCGGCTGGGCTGAACTGCCTATGCCGTCTGCTGATATAGTTCTCAGTGTCCTGCGCGAGATCAAACGTCTGTCAATATGTTATCCCTCTCCTGAAGGTCTTGTAAGTACTGACTCCAGCACAGAACACCCTCCTATGGGCTTTCCAGCAATTGCCACATTCACCGGCATCGAGGACTTTCCCGACAACGTTCGCAGGGTCTATTTTGCGACTGAAGAGTACAGTTTAATGCAATGGGGGATCGTGAATTTGGGCTTGTACTTCACCCTGCAAGAGAGAGGGGCTGCGTCAGAAGGGGATCGTCAAGTTCAACTGTTCGAGGCTTCGTTTCTTTGCCGGGATAACATCGAAACCGCGCTTACAAATCTCCCTCTTTTGTTACCGCAGCGCAGAGAGAGTGTCGAGCTTCTAATAATGGCTGTATGTATCAGCAGTGTCCTATCCTGTTCACGATGCGGGGCTGATCCATAGAGCAGACGATGTACGCCATCGAGGAGTCGAAATACTCGCTCGCCCGAGATTTCATCACTATAGCGGCGAATATTTGCCAGACTCTGGGCTATCACCGAGCCCGTAGTCCGAGCACCACGGAGTCTGAGCATAAAGCGATGTTATTTTGGACAACATACATCTTCGATAGCGCCCTGTCACTGCGAGCTGGACGGCCGACCGCAATCCAGGATTGGGACATAACAATCCCTAGAGAGATCGGTCCCAAGGTCAAGAACGTAGATCCACTCTGGAAGATTGGTCAAGCTCAGTATGTTGACTGTTGGCGGTCTCATTGTGCACCGTGTATTCGGCTAATGTATCGATAGGTGGATCAGCTGGAGCGAAGTTATGGGAAGGACGTACAGAGAGCTCTACAGCCCTGAGGCTCTGGCCCGAACCGCTGAGAAGCGTGCCGAAAACGCGCGCCAGCTGGCTCAAGCACTCCAGGATGTGGTAGCACGGTCAGCTCCGCTGATTGAGCATGTCGTCGAGAAAATGAAGATGTCCGGGGGCTATAATGCCCAGGCACGCTTCTCATTCGATATAGCAGTCGTCGGTGATGCTCTGGTTCAATGGTCAGTTTTGACTCTGATCTACCGTGCAATCCCAACTCTACCGGGGTCGCCAAGTACCTTCAACCCAGAGTGCATCCATGCAGCACGGGAAGCATTTTCTAGTCACGAGGGTTGCATGGCATTGTGTGGTGAGAGCCTATTCATGAAGGCAGGGTATATTCAGTGGTATGTGTTCGCCCCATCTTCCATGACCATGTGCTTAATACGGCATGCAGGAATATTCTCTATATCCCTTTCATCCCTCTCGTCGTGCTCTTCTGCCACACCATCGAAACGGCAAACGAAGAAGACTTTGCTATACTGGTGAGATTCACCGAGGGCTTACAACCTGTGGCGCCCGTTTCCTCAGGAGTTACCAAGCTGTATCGGATATCGCAGGTGCTGGTAAACATTGCCAGTCTGTGGCTCCAAACCAGAAAGCAGGGGCAGCAAGATCATAACATGAGTATGGTTGGAGACAACGTCGAGATGTACTTGAACCAGTTAGGTTTCATGCCGCAGCATTCCCAACAGGACCACACGTATGGGATCGGAGGACCGGCAGGATTCGGCTATGATATGGACCAGTCTGCTCAGCTGGCGAACTGGTTCTCCGGGAACACGCATATTTTTGGCCTGATGGAGGAAGATCTGTCGGGATTCCAAGGTTTCTAGTCCGGCCAGACAGGGTAGCATGAGATCGTAAGGCTGTAACAACTTCTTCCAAGACTACCCAAACGGCACCACGATGCGATGTTGGCTGTATGATTCCCATATGATGTTAAAAGAGAGGGCTCAATCAGTGGGCTTCCGTGGATCGTAAACTTCATATCCCTCGTCCTCTGTGTCGCTCTCTACGAGTTCGCTTTTCGGCGCTAGCACACTACTGGATCCTGTCACCTCGGATTTAGGAGCAGTGGCTGTTTTCGTGTCTGCTGGTGGTCCGCTGGCTCCAGCTCCTGGCACAAATGCTGACTTGAAACCTGTCTTTTTGAAGCCGCCCTTTTtgaacccccctccacccgtCGATGCCGCTGCCTCGCTAAGCTTGATGCTGATGACGCCCTCGGCCTTTTGTTCTTGTCGTCGGGCGCGGGCAATGGCGTTGGGGTCCTTGACCATTGCTTTCATATCCTTCAAACGTTGCTTGTGGGTGTGGTCGTAAGAACTGAGGTGGGCTTCGTAGTCATTGTTGCGGCTGTAGCCCTTCTGGCAGAGCTGACAATAGAAAGCCTGTCGGGCTTCTCGCGCCGACGAAGTTTGGGCCGGAGGAAGAGTCTGGTTTCGGGGAGGCATCGGGGGCAGTCGTAGGTATCGAATATCGGACGCGGTGAGTGACGGGAGGAGATGAGCGCCGCGTGGTTGTCAAAGAATTTAGCCTTGATCGGACATCTAAACTTGCAACGAGTAGGAAAAAGGACAAAGTAATCACAAGGGTGCTTGTGCTCAAATGAGGTATGCCAAGCCTGGGGGCCCTGAACAGTGTGGGGTTAGAGTCGGGTTTAGTGGGCATTGTCCCCCAGGGTCCGCCAAGTTCAGATGCCAACAACGGCTCAACCAACGCATCGTTTCGGGGCTCAACAATTCCAAGGCTGGAAAAAAAACACAGAAGCCATCACCGAGGATTTTGCACTGCGCTTTCTTTGAGACAGGCCGGGTCACGCCGTGTTTGTCTCCCCCTTCATCCACCATGGAGTACCATACGTTACGATCAAGAGCTTCTCAGGACACTCTTGTGTCCAACGCTTCTACTTCGCTCTCCCTGCTCGAACTGGATCCAACACCAATGGACTCTCCTGCCTCCGTCCCATACACCGACAAAGACCTCCCACCACTACCTGAGCAGCCAGAAGAATCACTCTCGGACTCGACACACTCGCTCCGGTCCAACCCGACAACTACTTCCAGCGTCGGGTTAAGCGGCGCCGGTCATGGGCCAATCTTCTACTGCAAGCTCCTCCGCCGTTAACGCTTTCCTGACTCTGCGCTAACAAACAGCCTTCAGTAACACGAATCCAGCGCTACTCGTCGTACACATTTTCACTGTTCACGACCCTACATCTGGCTACAACCTCGGTCATCCCCGTCCTCGCCCGTTCCGTGCCCGCCTCCGAGTCGTACCTCCTCCTAGCGCGCGAGATCTACCAAACACCACTCTCCGAACCGTTGCTCGTCGCTTTACCAGTCGTAGTCCACATCGGTGCGGGGATAGCCACCCGCCTTATTCGAAGGTCGCAAAATCTCAAGCGGTACTATGGCGACGACCATCATCACAGAAAGGGCAGTGTGCCAACAAAACAGACCCCCACTCTAAGGAGTGGATGGCCCACCTTCAGCTACATTGCCGCGTCAGGATACGGCTTCACCGCCATCTTCGCGGCGCACGCATTCATGAATCGGGGCTTGCCACTTCTAGTAGAAGGTGACAGTGCCAACATCGGGTTGGCATTCGTAGCGCATGGGTTTGCGAAGCATCCTGTTATCTCCTGGACCTCGTTTGTGTCGTTGATCGGTCTCGGTGTTGGGCACATGGTCTGGGGGTGGGCGAAGTGGGTTGGGGCGGCGCAGGGTGCCGGTTGGCAGCTTGAGAGGCACACTGGGAATGCGGCGGTTGACAAGCaaaccaagaagaagagaaggagaaggttgcTGGTTATCAATGGAGTTGCTGCTATTGGGTGCGTGATGTGGGCTGCTGGTGGTCTTGGGATAGTAGCCAGGGGGGGCGAGACAttggggtgggttgggaagCTGTACGATGGCCTGTACGAGAAGGTGCCTGGCCTCTTTTGAAGGGGATCAGGTCTGATACTTTTTTTTGAAATGGCTTCCTTTCTTGTCATGGACAAGACTGGAGTCATACGATTTGATGAGTGCATTTCCGTCTACATAGAGATCTTCAAGGCGGATACCCTGAGCAAAGTCATGGTGGCAACGGAAAAGGTGTTGGGAGGTGGTCATACATCAACTGGATTATCTTGCATACTGCATAGCGTGTATTTAACAACGTATATAGGCATATAACATATTTGGTCAACCCAATTTTGGATCTTGGTCTGCTCCTAGGCCTTCGACAGGCGCATTCTCCTCTTCATTCTACTTCTTATGTCCGACATTCCCTCAGGGCTCATCGCAAAGCTTGTACCGGGTAACATATCTGTCCAATCCCCAGTCACAGCCGTAGCATTCACACATCTAGCCCGTCCTGCTGTTAGCAATTGTCTCACTCCTGGTGAGAGAGGGTATAGCCTACGTTCTTCTTGCCTCCTGGCACACAAGACCACAGTCTTTCCGCATTTTGGCTGCTGCCATCTCCATTGGCCCCAATGATTCCGTTCCAGCAAGCCGAAGCATCAATCATATCTCTGCAGGTCTCGACATTGGTCGCAGTAACCGGACAAGGGCCAGTCACGTTGTGTTGGCGGCCGTATAGGGCTGGGGAGGCGATCGCCAGCGTGGCAGTAGCGAGTAGTATGAGAAGCTTCATGTTGTAATCGGTTTTAGAGTCTTCGCCAAAAGGACTGGATCCTGAAAACAGGTCTTAGGGACGTGCATGGCCGATATATAATCCACAACAACTCCCCTATCAAGATTTGCTTGTGCGGGTGAATCAACCATCTGGATGATCTACAGGTTCCCCGCACCAATGCCAATGCTTTCTGTTGACCTTGTATATTGTTGCGCTTCATCTATTCGACCGGCTGGTCCCGACTAGAAAGCTTTGGAaatggggggttgtttaGCCTAGATTAAAATGCCTGATAGGCACATCGGGAGTTGTTAGATACAAACTCAGGGGTAAAACGCTCCTCAAGACCTTACATGATTATGCACTTGAGACGCTTCGAGAACGTGGTCGTAATCTACTCTTGCAGATATTTGGAGAAGTTAATTCGTGAGGTGGTCAGTGAAACAGGGCCAGATCGGATAATGCCGACGGCAACGAAGCAGACGGTCCACTACGTGTAAGCATGAGAGCTTCACTCAAACACAAAGCGAAATACAGAAGTGCATTGTTGTGTGGATATCTTGACAGAATTCCGAGCAGCTAATGGCTGCTCGTCACAGTAACCATACCACCAATGGAGTAAAACCACACGCGGGGAACTTCACCAAGACATCGATGTCATTACAATAGGATTCTCGGCTCTTTTGATTCAAAAGCAGATCAATCACAGGCAAACAAACGCCTTTTGTCGGTGAAGAAAACACCCAATGTCTTAAACGATGATGTCATCGGCTCACTCTCACTTGGGGGCCGGCCTCTCGGGACCGCCCGCCTGCACGAACAGTCCCTGCTTTTTGGTTCTGGAACGGACAACTCAAACGCCCCTGAGAGCGGACCGCTAATCAGTGCAGAAAGATCGGACGCTATTTGATATAGCTTATTCGGACCTACTGGACGCCATCTTTTGTCTCAATGCCAGCCGCCATCAATGACGTTACTTTGTTTGCTAAATCGGGGAGGAGCTGCTCGCGGCCTTCGATCCACGTCATATGCATCCTCCACGATATGTTGCGGCAGACATAATATCAACCTAAATCCCACACCAACCGCTGCCAGGGGATCACAGCTCAGATTGAACTTCACCAACACCTACCTACGGTACTGTGCTACAGCAAGCCAACCACTTCACACCATGGGATCCGTTGATAAACCAAGCCTGACAGGCATTGACCTTCCAATAATCAAGCTCGATACCACACTCACCGAGCTCTTCAGACGAGCGAGCCCACAAAACGCAAGCACCCGTTTGGGAATGGTGTTTTGTGGTGTCAACAGCGGCGTTGACCTCAACCCAGATTTTCCACGCAACACAAAGTACCTCTATCAAGACAGCCCTTTCAACACCGTCCCTCGGAAAGAGCTCACACGAAAGAACCACGACCTCAGGAAGTCCCTAGCTATGAAGTATCTCAGCCTCATCCCCCAAAGAGACGCCT is a window of Podospora pseudopauciseta strain CBS 411.78 chromosome 1, whole genome shotgun sequence DNA encoding:
- a CDS encoding hypothetical protein (EggNog:ENOG503P0DY; COG:S), producing the protein MEELPELADNNDHSAKRACDQCRQRKIRCDKELPVCSNCRTASRSCSSTGLGQKPREPRQRVLITHQYERKIDSLDSRLGAIEKMLHNLTVSLNNRGPPTASSSISPTLESAAAASSSAPRENSTDALFGADKDNESDDFEATALMKEHTAFATQFIENTTFPFLDPEMRAAFLSLQELVKLQNIENARHDARFTTAKPLPKGGWAELPMPSADIVLSVLREIKQHPPMGFPAIATFTGIEDFPDNVRRVYFATEEYSLMQWGIVNLGLYFTLQERGAASEGDRQVQLFEASFLCRDNIETALTNLPLLLPQRRESVELLIMATMYAIEESKYSLARDFITIAANICQTLGYHRARSPSTTESEHKAMLFWTTYIFDSALSLRAGRPTAIQDWDITIPREIGPKVKNVDPLWKIGQAQWISWSEVMGRTYRELYSPEALARTAEKRAENARQLAQALQDVVARSAPLIEHVVEKMKMSGGYNAQARFSFDIAVVGDALVQWSVLTLIYRAIPTLPGSPSTFNPECIHAAREAFSSHEGCMALCGESLFMKAGYIQWNILYIPFIPLVVLFCHTIETANEEDFAILVRFTEGLQPVAPVSSGVTKLYRISQVLVNIASLWLQTRKQGQQDHNMSMVGDNVEMYLNQLGFMPQHSQQDHTYGIGGPAGFGYDMDQSAQLANWFSGNTHIFGLMEEDLSGFQGF
- a CDS encoding hypothetical protein (COG:S; EggNog:ENOG503P37Q), which codes for MPPRNQTLPPAQTSSAREARQAFYCQLCQKGYSRNNDYEAHLSSYDHTHKQRLKDMKAMVKDPNAIARARRQEQKAEGVISIKLSEAAASTGGGGFKKGGFKKTGFKSAFVPGAGASGPPADTKTATAPKSEVTGSSSVLAPKSELVESDTEDEGYEVYDPRKPTD
- a CDS encoding hypothetical protein (COG:S; EggNog:ENOG503P2KR); its protein translation is MRYAKPGGPEQCGVRVGFSGHCPPGSAKFRCQQRLNQRIVSGLNNSKAGKKTQKPSPRILHCAFFETGRVTPCLSPPSSTMEYHTLRSRASQDTLVSNASTSLSLLELDPTPMDSPASVPYTDKDLPPLPEQPEESLSDSTHSLRSNPTTTSSVGLSGAGHGPIFYLTRIQRYSSYTFSLFTTLHLATTSVIPVLARSVPASESYLLLAREIYQTPLSEPLLVALPVVVHIGAGIATRLIRRSQNLKRYYGDDHHHRKGSVPTKQTPTLRSGWPTFSYIAASGYGFTAIFAAHAFMNRGLPLLVEGDSANIGLAFVAHGFAKHPVISWTSFVSLIGLGVGHMVWGWAKWVGAAQGAGWQLERHTGNAAVDKQTKKKRRRRLLVINGVAAIGCVMWAAGGLGIVARGGETLGWVGKLYDGLYEKVPGLF